The Zerene cesonia ecotype Mississippi chromosome 11, Zerene_cesonia_1.1, whole genome shotgun sequence sequence TCATTAtcttttgttgtttataattaacagtTCTTTGACCCACTTTTGCTTCTGGTCATTATGTATGTTGAactttttataacatagtttAAACCAGTctgtagaataaaatataaaaactcatCCACAATTTCTTTTTCGGAAAAATGATGGGCAAGCAGCTCTAATAAAGAAGTATAAAGTATTGCTAGTGTAATgtttattagttaaaattaattgttctaTCAGTATCCATGACAAATTCTTTTTTCTAATCTAACCAGCATATTAtgctaatttaatacaaaatggtATTTAAGGATAacataaattctttttttttgtctccTTAGTCTGAGAAGATAGAAAGTAGATAAGTATGGAAGGATGGATGAATAGATGTTTGTAACTCTATCATAATAAAGACTACTGCATGGATTAAAtgaaacttaataataatatagcttacACATTAAAACAAGATAAGCTATACaaatacttgcttttgccTGTGGGTTCATCTGCAGGTAAAACGTGagacgcagctagtaataactATGGatgagtaataaaaatgtatttttttatacagctTGCTGGTCTGGACTTGCAGCCTCAGGCTCCTAAAAGTGCTGGCCGCTACATCCCTCCGCATCTGCGTAGGCAATTGGAGGCTAAACCTGCTGAAGGTAAGTTTGTTTTCAGGAcagttaattatgttattacataCAGAGAATTCAATCACAATGTTCAAAGTAAGTTtggtagtatataatatatgtgtcATCATTTTTAGGATGGATAATATGAAGTAATACAGGatgaaagataaaataattttacacagCTTTATCATTTGGTGGTATCACtaggattataattaaaaaaaaaaatgttaggGGTTTTATGAATCGATTGGGATACATTAGCTATTGTCTGAATTGATCCagtaatattgatttattgttcTAGTTGCactgttttattacattttctgtTTTCACCAAAACTTATATACCcacttgtataaatataaaaacagttaaattGGTATTTTGTTAGTAgactttctttaaataatgcaAACCAGAAGCAGTTATCTCAAAGCATATCTATGTCCAACAAGAAAATCAAGCCAAGTGACTGCATCTAAGAAGTGATATCAATACAAAGACTGTTTCACAGGAGAAGGGTCTAAGCGTCAAAGCTTAGACAGCAACGAGGGACGGGACAACCGTTCATCATACGGAGGCAACTCTAGAACGTACGACCGTGGTGGTCGGCGCGACGACCGCGACCGTGACCGCGACCGTGAAAACGATCGCGGCTACGATCAGCGATACCCGCGCAGTAACCGCGGTAGGAAAAcaatgaaacattaattaaccTCCAAATATTGCAGAAGTCAACTAACAAATAGTTcaaatgttaaaaagtttacGTTAACGTTTTTTGACGTGATGAATAGTGATaccaaaatttgtttttgcttGTATTGTTGATAGTAAACCACTGCTATATATTGAATGACGTCATTTCATACTGGTAATATAGAATGCTACATTGCCAGTATTGTTGAACCATTTCAAATTGATCGTTATAATATAGCGGAAACTGACgctacatattaattatgacgTACATGTGTAATATTAACGTATTTGTACTATATCCCGTTAGACTATTTTTGACAGCttggttttaatattattaattaaatatacatttaagaatgtatatatgtagaaATGCAAACCTTCGTTTGTTATGTAATATCGGGCATATATGGTATGGTAGTGCGCTTGATgctaagcgatcaccaccgcccatgaacatttgcaaatatagggccgctgcaaatgcgtcGTCCGCTTTaaaggggtaaaggataaggaaagtatTGTCGACGGGAATAAAAGAATAGACagggaaggatgaggaaaaggatacgtgCCTCTGGCTTCCCCACCCACCGTTCGAAACACAGTAATACTAATTCACGCTGTTCTTCTGTGGGTGCCGTTCACGGCCAGCTCACAGGCCTAATTTGTGCCGAAACGTGTTCGATTCCTAAACTGAAAACTCAGTCGAATtaggttaatattattttcattctttaCCTATTGACATTGTAGGTTTTTATTGTACATGCTGCATGaacattttctatattaataaaataattgattgaaaatgttatactATTTGCAAGAGCCACACAGACATAACGATACCATACATTCCCAAATTGAACGCAATATATTCATGAAGCTATCTGTCGCAGGTCGTGAAGCAGGATATCAGAATGGCGATTCAGATCGCTGGGAGTCAGACCGTTGGTCGgagcgcgggcgcggcggtgGCGGCGCGAGcggcggcgggggcggcggcgcggggggTGCGCGCGAGTCCCGCGACATACGCGAGACGCGCGACGTGCGCGAGCCCCGCGGCGAGTCGCGCGACATCCGCCGCGACGAGGACTACACCGAGCCGCCGCAGCCGCGGAACGACCGGTGGAAGGAGCCGGAGCCCCGCGCGGACGAGCGATCCAACTCCCGCTGGCCATCGGACGACGTGCGCCGCACCTCGTCTCGCAGGGACGAGGTAAATGTTCATACATGCAATATTTCATAAGCTTTGGCTTGCGTTTTAACTAGTTACTACTAGTACTAAGAGAAAAGAAGCAATTAGTAActggttataataattaaaaatatgattcgAAGCATATGTGTACTGcttaaacttaaattattttgaatgcaACCACACATATGTAAAAGAGTTTAgtcatcaataaaatatgacacatataaaatactgaaatgtattatgtaacaaTCATTAGTTCTACATCTAGTTAAGGATTACTGTAATGAagttaatactagctgtgacccgcggttgaaaccgcgtaagtccgtatcccgtaggaatatcggtataaaaagtgcctgtgttatttcagttgtccagctatatacgaagcgaatagtattattattcaccaatagatgtcaggaaaaaaaaacacgaataaaacacgaatatgacattatttcagttgtccagctgtctacgaagcaaaatagtattactattcaccaatagatgtcagggaaaaaaaaacacgaataaatcacgaatatgacattttctaaaaaaaattcctagctagatcgatttatcgccctcgaaaacccctatatactaaatttcatgaaaatcgttggagccgattccgagatcccaattatatatatatatatatatatatatatacaagaattgctcgtttaaaggtataagataactGATCAGAGTATCTAATTACAGATCTTAATTTCAACCTTCATGTTACTTagattatgatataatatgaacCTAATGATGTATTATATCATTTCATAGGttctagtaatataatttcatttgtatcATTAAACTCTAAGTTGTAGAAAACcaattacacaatattatataaaacttatcttATATGAATAGgaagaaaaatgttatttttaatgataataattgtcTATAGAATGATTGGACGGTCCCGTTACCTCGCGACGAGCGGCAGGAGTTGGAGCTCTTTGGCACTGGCAACACAGGAATCAATTTCTCCAAATACGAGGATATACCGGTTGAGGCCAGCGGCGAGAACGTACCGGACTTCATTACAAGCGTAAGTctcttttaattgtataattttgaagaagatttatttaaaggaaaaGATCAAACTTAAccaataaatgtgaaattgcaaattattttattctattacaattacaaaaaaaactaccttgactcttatattataattacattaattctGTTTACATTACACAGCAAACTGCATCGTTTTATCAAGTTATTTCTCATCTTAGAAACCATAATTTGTTACTACCGCAGTATAGAGATGAACATAGAGAATGAATTTCCACCACAATGAAATGCAATTTCTGTTGCAGTTTGAGGATGTTAACCTGACAGAAATAATGCGGTCGAACATCTCCCTCGCACGCTACGACAAGCCGACGCCGGTGCAGAAGTACGCGATTCCGATAGTGCTCGGCCGCCGCGATGTGATGGCGTGCGCGCAGACCGGCTCCGGCAAGACGGCCGCCTTCCTGGTGCCCATACTCAATCAGATGTATGAAGCTGGGCCCGTCAAACACATGGGGTGAGCGGACAcagttatatttgtaaatgaataGGTGTAACTTTTTGGTGGCGCATacattagtaatttttttatttataattttgactctttatttatgattttagaaCATTGGTAATAGAcatgtttactttatttaaaatcgaatgtaatgtaatgattTAGTGTTAGTGGGCAAGTtatgaaacttaaaatttgtaaattatgtgTTGCCCTAAGTTCAATCTAAATAGTTGAGATCACTAAGGTAATAtgatgtacaaaataaatttacctaCTACCTATAAAATAACCTACCGAATACCGTTtaacaatatcaatttaatcatATTGTTTGTCACAGGACATTCCAGCGACGCAAGCAATACCCGTTGGGGCTCGTGTTGGCGCCGACTCGCGAGCTCGCCACACAGATTTATGATGAAGCCAGAAAATTTGCCTACCGCTCCCGTGTCAGACCTTGTGTAGTGTaagcatattatttatgtggaTTTATTCACCAAAAAGGCTTTTAGATCCGTTGATAATACTGCATaccaattattttcaaatacctGGTCACAGTCGAAAACTGTATCTATAGTCTTAGCTCAGAATACTTTTTTAgtatcatttatttgtattgttttggaaTAATTTTTTCCCTCATCCAATTTTTCTTCTTATTCTCAGTGTAGTTAATATGAGATAGTTagtgataatataaatcttttctGAAAGTGTTGTAACTTGGTCCCGCAAATTTACAGCAGTTTGCTGTCGTTTAAACGTGCTAAAACACATTTGTATGTCTTCAACACTCAACTTAATCACCCAACAGATACGGCGGTTCCCCCATCCACGAACAGTTCCGCGAGCTGGAGCGCGGCTGCCACCTGCTGGTGGCGACGCCCGGGCGCCTGGTGGACATGCTGGCGCGCGGCCGCGTCGTGCTCGACCACTGCCGCCACCTCGTGCTCGACGAGGCCGACCGCATGCTGGACATGGGCTTCGAGCCGCAGATCCGCAAGATCGTCGAGTGCCACACGATGCCCAAGACTGGCGAGCGGCAGACGCTCATGTTCTCGGCCACCTTCCCCAAGCAGATACAAGTGCTTGCGCAGGACTTCCTCTACAATTACGTGTTCCTCGCCGTCGGCCGGGTGGGCTCCACGTCAGAGAATATTACACAGAAGGTGagcttttgttatatttgtatattattatttacaagtcAATACTGTTAATTTCGTTTTtgcaacattattaattattattattaaatttgtttcaggTTGTATGGGTGGAAGAACAAGACAAGCGATCATTTTTGTTGGATTTATTGAATGCCTCCAATTTGTTGCAACGTACGCGCTCCGAGGAAGATCAACTCACTCTAGTCTTTGTTGAGACAAAGAAAGGTATACTAAATTTTTGTATCCATTTcactaataaaatagatttcagAAATCTTTACAAGGCAAAGTTCCTattcataatgtattttaatgaatgtgtCATTGACTTTatctaatttattcatttatatttatttatttaccttgaAGCAAGTATTTTTCaccaaaaataactaaattgaaCAATTTGGCCAGGCGCGGACCAGCTGGAAGAGTTCCTGGACCGCGACGGGTACCCGGTGACGTCGATCCACGGCGACCGGTCGCAGCGCGAGCGCGAGGAGGCGCTGCGTCGCTTCCGCTCCGGCCAGACGCCCATACTCGTCGCCACCGCCGTCGCCGCTAGAGGTCGCTTCTTGTtccacatacattttattgtattcagtATACACGCAAAcaagaataaacaaaactttgcatcttcaatacatttatattaattgatttgtgGTCAGATACACCAgtattagaattaaaatatagccGTTTCATTTTACTTGATCGTAAttgacattatatatattgataaatgtgcgagatttaaaataacttcgAAGTTCCTGTActgttaatacaatttttaatctataaaacGGTTGTATGTACGAGAGGTCCTTTTTACGTAATGTAATGTTATCAGATCACAACTCTGTGACTTGTGCACTTAGCAAAATCAACATAGCTGCTGAATGTTATATACGATTAAatgtcattaatattaaaatcaatttacaagtataaaattcattgttaattgtaattttgatgTCACAGAATTGATTTAATGTAtatgagaaaataataattaaagtatactTAGTGTAATTCGTTAAATCAAGCTAGCAGTAAATGCACAAGAAAAGTAACAACACATGCTCATCTTTAACTATATAAGatctctgtctgtccctatgtatgtttaaatctttaaacttatgcaacggattttttaatagattcgaggggaaggtttatatgtataataacatctattaaactactccgaaattAACGCGTTCGAAGCCGCGGTCAAAAgcaagttatataaaaaaagtatcgaCAGCACACTTGACGCTCTCATCCTCCAGGTCTGGACATCCCGCACGTGCGGCACGTGATCAACTTCGACCTGCCGTCCGACGTGGAGGAGTACGTGCACCGCATCGGGCGTACCGGCCGCATGGGCAACCTCGGCGTGGCTACCTCCTTCTTCAACGACTCCAACCGCGGCCTGGCCAGGGACCTGGTCGAGCTGCTGGTCGAGGCCAAGCAGGATGTGCCAAAGTGAGTTTGCTGGTTGGATGGTTAGAGAGGAGTTTGATAAACAATGGATATATTGAACTTGTCAGTATAGATAAGAATCATCGTTAGTCATATGCTTTGCGTACAGTGTGAATAAGGTGATTTTGTGATTGAGGTTTGATTGTGTGATTGttttcccaaaaaaaaaaaaattgtttcactcTGGATATTAATCGTACAGcaacaattcattaaaaaaccaCAGGAGCcttgttacatatattttttcttgttcCATTTATACATTTACGGCTACTATTTTACTCTTACTACGTTGTCaattttttcctttgactacgcggacGACAAGTTCTGATTATGATGCTATGTTCATGCAACGTTTGTGCAGCAGAAGCGTTAAAAGTATGTGTTGTGTACAGTTGGCTGACGAGCACGGCGGCGGACGggcgcgcgggcggcggcgggcggcgcgcgggcGGCAGCCGCTCGGGCGGCACGCGCTTCGGCGGCAGCGGCTTCGGCGCGCGCGACTTCCGCACGCAGCCGCGCCAGCAGCCGCGCTCCGCCGGGCCCTCCACCATGGGCAACGGTACCGTCTATGCCCTACTGCTTTTGTGTCTAAACCTTACATACGTATATTATGCAACCCTGCCTGTAAAACAGTTTcctgtttataatgttagtttaGAGAAATGAACTTTTTTGGTGCTAActtcacaatttattatttgttatagcTACCATATTAGTAAACCAAAATTGAGATTTACAGCCCTATCACATTATCAGACTTTTTTTTCCGCTTTTAGTGGCCAACTTTTTAtactacttttaaaaatatagaagcCTCATTCATCATTCTATGATATGAAAGGAGCCCGACGTGAAAACACGATCATATAGCgctaataatgttttatatctgATAATGCTTCATGACGTTATGGTAGACCTGTACTCGGAAATAAGACTAATTAGTCTCATCTGGGTTTCAGTCTACTGTATGCACACAGTTGATGCTTACGGCCAAGGTTAAGCGGTCAGCTATAATTTTTCCATCAGTTCAGATGTGACTCATGAaactagttaataaatatatttttagatgttAGTGTATTGGGCCTTTGCCAATCCTATTTATACTTCATGTTAAAACTTATAGAAATACACAGTCCAGTCATTTTCTAACAGAATCGgctttactaatattacaaatccGGAAGTATGTTTCTTGGTCTCTGTTTCAAGTAACAACAATGATTAGATTTTTCTTTGAGGAGATAGTTGGAAAGCTTGAGCGTGACATTTGCTACTTTTTGCCACAGTAAAACACCCCATAGGATATTTGCCTTAATtgcacgggcgaagccgcgggcggaaagctagtagaTTACATAGCAAGAGAGTGTAAATACCTATCCATGATTATTTGTGTTGATTGTGTTGATTAAAGttgtaataacattttcagCTCTTGcgataaacataaattaattattaaaatggttGATGTTAATATCTATTTCTTctgttaagtttatttatgaagAGCCTATATTGTATATCCAtagtatgttaattatatgatatctCATAACACAACATAGTGTATAACGTAGGACTGTAAAAAGTCTAGCGCTGTTCacatgtttgtatataacagTCGGATATTCAGGTTTCGGCTACGGCGGCGGCTCGTACGGCGGCAACTACGGCGGCTCGtacggcggcggcggcggcgggggcggcggcggcggcacCGACTGGTGGGAGCAGCCCTAGGTCACTACCATCAAACGACGTCGATACCATCAAACGACGTCGATATCATCAAACGACGTCAATACCATCAAACGACGTCATTCCTATCTTTTGATGTCACTACCATCACATGACGTCACTTTCACTACCCGACTAGCATACATGGATTACTTCTTAATTAGATGATTTAAACAAACGGTTTTGCCGCaatgtgttaaatttatttattaattgtatcttCAAATATGTTGTGTCTATGTTAAAACAAGGAGTgtgtaataatagtataaataaaaatggtaatGTTCACTGGAATATAGTGAGATTAAATgttactaaaaattatttgtattaaatatttgctataAAGTTGTTACGGAATCGATTTTGCCCAATAATGGGTGATTGTGTCTAGTAGACTCTGTAATAACTTTGGTGGAACGAAATGAAAAGCgaaatatatcttaaattaattgaatcttTAGTTGTTTAGTTTTATCCTGTcctaatattgtttattttgtacaaagttTTCCATGTATGTATCAACATTTTATAGATAACCATCTCTGTATGTGATCGTCACAATATGAATTATTCCCTATAGATAGACGGTGTTACTAGCACGGCACTCAGACGGTAAAGCAAAATTTCCCAGTTCGCAATAGTTCACACAAATGGCAAGTTTCAAAACGTTACAATCTGTCTGGGCGTCGTGCACGTCTTGTACcgtaaaattaagtaaatgaatcattattgtaatattattcgaTTATTTTCCTCCGCGCGTCGGATTAAATTACCCGCGAACTATTTaagtatagttttaaatgtaattgtgATTCAGGGCGGTGCGTACGTGTGCGTGCGTCGCGATCGTTGAATCTCATGCGCGCCGAACGATCGCGAACaatgttttaacaatatttttaaaatat is a genomic window containing:
- the LOC119830032 gene encoding putative ATP-dependent RNA helicase Pl10 isoform X1; its protein translation is MSNVTNQNGTGLEQQLAGLDLQPQAPKSAGRYIPPHLRRQLEAKPAEGEGSKRQSLDSNEGRDNRSSYGGNSRTYDRGGRRDDRDRDRDRENDRGYDQRYPRSNRGREAGYQNGDSDRWESDRWSERGRGGGGASGGGGGGAGGARESRDIRETRDVREPRGESRDIRRDEDYTEPPQPRNDRWKEPEPRADERSNSRWPSDDVRRTSSRRDENDWTVPLPRDERQELELFGTGNTGINFSKYEDIPVEASGENVPDFITSFEDVNLTEIMRSNISLARYDKPTPVQKYAIPIVLGRRDVMACAQTGSGKTAAFLVPILNQMYEAGPVKHMGTFQRRKQYPLGLVLAPTRELATQIYDEARKFAYRSRVRPCVVYGGSPIHEQFRELERGCHLLVATPGRLVDMLARGRVVLDHCRHLVLDEADRMLDMGFEPQIRKIVECHTMPKTGERQTLMFSATFPKQIQVLAQDFLYNYVFLAVGRVGSTSENITQKVVWVEEQDKRSFLLDLLNASNLLQRTRSEEDQLTLVFVETKKGADQLEEFLDRDGYPVTSIHGDRSQREREEALRRFRSGQTPILVATAVAARGLDIPHVRHVINFDLPSDVEEYVHRIGRTGRMGNLGVATSFFNDSNRGLARDLVELLVEAKQDVPNWLTSTAADGRAGGGGRRAGGSRSGGTRFGGSGFGARDFRTQPRQQPRSAGPSTMGNVGYSGFGYGGGSYGGNYGGSYGGGGGGGGGGGTDWWEQP
- the LOC119830032 gene encoding putative ATP-dependent RNA helicase Pl10 isoform X2, yielding MSNVTNQNGTGLEQQLAGLDLQPQAPKSAGRYIPPHLRRQLEAKPAEGEGSKRQSLDSNEGRDNRSSYGGNSRTYDRGGRRDDRDRDRDRENDRGYDQRYPRSNRGREAGYQNGDSDRWESDRWSERGRGGGGASGGGGGGAGGARESRDIRETRDVREPRGESRDIRRDEDYTEPPQPRNDRWKEPEPRADERSNSRWPSDDVRRTSSRRDENDWTVPLPRDERQELELFGTGNTGINFSKYEDIPVEASGENVPDFITSFEDVNLTEIMRSNISLARYDKPTPVQKYAIPIVLGRRDVMACAQTGSGKTAAFLVPILNQMYEAGPVKHMGTFQRRKQYPLGLVLAPTRELATQIYDEARKFAYRSRVRPCVVYGGSPIHEQFRELERGCHLLVATPGRLVDMLARGRVVLDHCRHLVLDEADRMLDMGFEPQIRKIVECHTMPKTGERQTLMFSATFPKQIQVLAQDFLYNYVFLAVGRVGSTSENITQKVVWVEEQDKRSFLLDLLNASNLLQRTRSEEDQLTLVFVETKKGADQLEEFLDRDGYPVTSIHGDRSQREREEALRRFRSGQTPILVATAVAARGLDIPHVRHVINFDLPSDVEEYVHRIGRTGRMGNLGVATSFFNDSNRGLARDLVELLVEAKQDVPNWLTSTAADGRAGGGGRRAGGSRSGGTRFGGSGFGARDFRTQPRQQPRSAGPSTMGNGFGYGGGSYGGNYGGSYGGGGGGGGGGGTDWWEQP